One stretch of Streptomyces sp. R21 DNA includes these proteins:
- a CDS encoding MerR family transcriptional regulator has protein sequence MRIGELARVTGASPRALRHYEEAGLIDARRAANGYRLYDEGTVTRVRNIRHLLVGGLTVDDVRAFLPCLDGDITAGTMSAKALQVALKRLAVIDERIAAQTAVRERLAAALREAGAAGLGQG, from the coding sequence GTGCGGATCGGTGAGCTGGCGCGGGTGACGGGGGCGAGCCCGCGCGCCCTGCGCCACTACGAGGAGGCGGGCCTCATCGACGCCCGGCGCGCGGCGAACGGCTACCGCCTGTACGACGAGGGGACCGTCACGCGCGTCCGTAACATCCGCCACCTCCTGGTCGGCGGCCTCACCGTCGACGACGTACGCGCCTTCCTGCCCTGCCTGGACGGCGACATCACCGCCGGGACCATGTCCGCCAAGGCGCTTCAGGTCGCCCTCAAGCGCCTTGCGGTCATCGACGAACGCATCGCGGCGCAGACGGCGGTCAGGGAGCGGCTCGCGGCGGCTCTGCGGGAGGCGGGGGCGGCGGGTCTCGGTCAGGGGTGA
- a CDS encoding antitoxin, translated as MGIFDRFKNQAQDKAKDMSDAGEQKINDKTGDKYADKVDDAQQRAEGALGMDRDRPEQP; from the coding sequence ATGGGCATCTTCGACAGATTCAAGAACCAGGCGCAGGACAAGGCCAAGGACATGTCCGACGCCGGGGAACAGAAAATCAACGACAAGACGGGCGACAAGTACGCGGACAAGGTCGACGACGCGCAGCAGCGGGCAGAAGGCGCGCTGGGCATGGACCGCGACAGGCCCGAACAGCCGTAA
- a CDS encoding SDR family NAD(P)-dependent oxidoreductase, with translation MDTTTETEPRPETRTVLITGAGTGIGRAAAHAFAAEGARVVAVGRRPGPLAETAAHDPELITPLVADITAEDGPAHIVRTVLDTHGRLDVLVNNAGITGSDSLATYTRASVQPLLATNLIAPVLLTQAALPALEDSRGVVVNVTTAIGQRGWPGNSLYAAGKAALDTLTRSWAVELAPRGIRVAAVAPGPIETPIADHAAYTPEQRAAIRKWQLDHLPLGRVGRPEEVAWAITQLASPGASFVTGVVLPVDGGAVVS, from the coding sequence ATGGACACCACCACGGAGACCGAACCCCGCCCCGAAACCCGCACCGTCCTCATCACCGGAGCCGGTACCGGCATCGGTCGCGCCGCCGCCCACGCCTTCGCCGCGGAGGGGGCGCGCGTCGTCGCCGTCGGCCGCAGGCCCGGCCCGCTGGCCGAAACCGCCGCGCACGACCCGGAGTTGATCACCCCGCTCGTCGCCGACATCACCGCCGAGGACGGCCCCGCCCACATCGTCCGCACTGTCCTCGACACCCACGGACGGCTGGATGTCCTGGTCAACAACGCGGGCATCACGGGCAGCGACTCCCTGGCCACCTACACCCGCGCCTCGGTCCAGCCCCTGCTCGCCACCAACCTCATCGCCCCGGTCCTTCTCACGCAGGCGGCGCTGCCCGCCCTGGAGGACAGCCGCGGCGTCGTCGTGAACGTGACGACCGCGATCGGGCAGCGCGGCTGGCCGGGCAACTCCCTGTACGCGGCAGGCAAGGCGGCCCTGGACACGCTCACCCGGAGCTGGGCCGTCGAACTCGCGCCGCGCGGGATCCGGGTGGCGGCCGTGGCCCCCGGCCCGATCGAGACGCCCATCGCCGACCACGCGGCGTACACCCCCGAGCAGCGCGCCGCGATCCGGAAGTGGCAGCTCGACCACCTCCCCCTGGGCCGCGTCGGCCGTCCTGAAGAGGTGGCTTGGGCGATCACCCAACTGGCCTCGCCCGGCGCCTCGTTCGTCACCGGAGTCGTTCTCCCGGTGGACGGCGGAGCCGTCGTCAGCTGA